A stretch of Microbulbifer bruguierae DNA encodes these proteins:
- the hutI gene encoding imidazolonepropionase produces the protein MTERCDLLITNVHAATMDPSLPGAYGAIEDAAVAVTGNKIVWIGPRRDLPETTADQIIDGEGQWLTPGLIDCHTHLVYGGHRAGEFARRLGGESYEDLARAGGGILSTVRATRAASAADLYRSAEPRLKALLAEGVTTIEVKSGYGLDLETELKQLRVARRLAQHYPADILTTCLAAHALPPEYDGRADEYIDLVCEEILPAVAKEQLADAVDMFCENIAFSVEQCQRVIDAAHKLDLPVKVHAEQLASTGATRMAAKASALSVDHIEYITDEDVAAMAESGTAAVLLPGAFYTLKETRVPPIDKLRAAGVPMAISTDLNPGTCPLGSLRLMMNMSCNLFGLTPAEALAGVTRAAARALGVCCSRGVLRAGLRADMVLWPMESPDQLAYELGALQPAEIFFGGRHVTAG, from the coding sequence ATGACTGAACGTTGTGATCTGCTGATTACCAATGTCCACGCGGCGACCATGGATCCGTCTTTGCCGGGTGCCTATGGCGCAATTGAAGATGCCGCGGTGGCGGTGACCGGCAATAAAATTGTCTGGATCGGCCCACGCCGGGATTTGCCCGAAACCACTGCCGACCAGATCATCGACGGCGAAGGCCAGTGGCTGACACCGGGCCTGATCGACTGCCATACCCACCTGGTGTACGGCGGTCATCGCGCCGGCGAATTCGCCCGTCGCCTCGGCGGTGAAAGTTATGAAGACCTCGCCCGTGCCGGCGGTGGTATTCTCTCCACAGTGCGCGCCACCCGTGCCGCCAGCGCCGCTGACCTGTACCGCAGTGCCGAGCCGCGCCTCAAGGCCCTGCTTGCGGAGGGGGTAACCACCATCGAAGTGAAATCCGGTTATGGCCTGGATCTCGAGACCGAGCTCAAGCAGCTGCGGGTTGCCCGCCGTCTCGCCCAGCACTACCCGGCAGACATCCTTACCACCTGCCTTGCCGCCCACGCCCTGCCGCCGGAATACGATGGCCGCGCCGATGAATATATCGATCTGGTGTGCGAAGAAATCCTGCCAGCGGTTGCCAAGGAGCAGCTTGCCGATGCCGTGGACATGTTTTGCGAAAACATCGCGTTTTCCGTCGAGCAGTGCCAGCGCGTCATCGACGCTGCACACAAACTCGACCTGCCGGTAAAAGTCCACGCCGAACAGCTCGCCAGCACCGGCGCTACCCGCATGGCAGCGAAGGCCAGCGCTCTGTCCGTTGACCATATTGAATACATTACTGATGAAGACGTCGCCGCCATGGCGGAGAGCGGCACCGCCGCCGTGTTGCTGCCCGGCGCGTTTTACACCCTGAAGGAAACCCGTGTACCGCCGATCGACAAGCTGCGTGCCGCCGGCGTGCCCATGGCGATTTCCACCGACCTGAATCCCGGTACCTGCCCCCTCGGCTCCCTGCGCTTGATGATGAACATGAGCTGCAATCTGTTTGGCCTGACGCCGGCGGAAGCCCTTGCCGGCGTTACCCGCGCCGCCGCTCGCGCGCTTGGTGTCTGCTGCTCGCGCGGTGTGCTGCGCGCCGGCCTGCGCGCGGATATGGTGCTGTGGCCGATGGAGAGCCCGGACCAGCTCGCGTATGAATTGGGTGCACTGCAACCTGCGGAAATATTTTTTGGGGGACGCCATGTTACAGCTGGCTGA
- the hutG gene encoding formimidoylglutamase produces the protein MLQLADMRLWSGRVDNEDGKAGRRWHQDIVPQHLDSPPGFSILGFASDEGVRRNKGRIGAAKGPRILRLALANLPKTFSAPLYDAGNVKVEKEDLESAQAMLGARVTELLSAGHFPMVLGGGHEIAFGSYQGIARWMREQHRDKSLGIINFDAHLDIRLPAPQGSSGTPFYQIAEQCDLNGRPFHYLCVGAAATANTPALYQRAEELGAQVISDREIVPWRIELVQKQIADFIDRVDFIYLTVDLDVFPAAVMPAVSAPAGRGVAFELFEPLLDTVLESKKVCLADIAEFNPYFDIEDHAARTAARVVFQIANGV, from the coding sequence ATGTTACAGCTGGCTGATATGCGCTTGTGGAGCGGTCGCGTCGACAATGAAGATGGCAAGGCCGGTCGCCGCTGGCACCAGGATATCGTGCCCCAGCATCTGGATAGCCCGCCCGGGTTTTCCATTCTCGGTTTTGCCTCCGACGAGGGCGTGCGCCGCAACAAGGGGCGCATTGGCGCTGCCAAAGGGCCGCGGATTTTGCGCCTGGCACTGGCGAACCTGCCAAAAACCTTCAGTGCACCGCTGTATGATGCTGGCAATGTGAAAGTGGAAAAGGAAGATCTGGAATCCGCCCAGGCCATGCTTGGTGCGCGAGTAACCGAACTTCTGAGTGCCGGGCATTTCCCCATGGTGCTGGGCGGTGGCCACGAAATTGCGTTTGGCAGTTATCAGGGCATCGCGCGCTGGATGCGCGAACAGCACCGGGACAAATCCCTCGGCATTATCAATTTCGACGCCCATCTGGACATCCGTCTGCCGGCCCCCCAGGGTTCTTCGGGGACGCCGTTTTACCAGATCGCCGAGCAGTGCGACCTCAACGGCCGCCCGTTTCACTACCTGTGTGTGGGCGCCGCGGCGACCGCCAACACGCCGGCACTGTACCAGCGCGCCGAAGAGTTGGGGGCACAGGTGATTTCCGACCGGGAAATCGTACCCTGGCGGATCGAACTGGTGCAGAAGCAGATCGCTGACTTTATCGATCGGGTGGACTTCATTTACCTCACCGTTGACCTGGACGTGTTCCCCGCCGCGGTCATGCCCGCAGTGAGTGCACCTGCCGGGCGCGGCGTTGCCTTTGAATTGTTCGAACCGCTACTGGATACCGTATTGGAATCGAAAAAAGTCTGCCTGGCAGATATCGCCGAATTCAATCCCTACTTTGATATCGAAGATCACGCGGCGCGCACCGCCGCCCGCGTAGTGTTCCAGATCGCCAACGGGGTCTGA
- a CDS encoding TonB-dependent receptor: MTKHQPNGQRPIALAVAFAAGTIAPAFANAAILDEIIVTAQKREQNALEVPVTVDTFSTADIENTNALKLSDMADYIPGFEAGSGVTQSPLSIRGVSSSNISAGGDPSVAVFYDDAYVPAAATSMSFADMQRVEVLKGPQGTLFGRNAAAGTVNLVPNPPQPEFDSFVSTRLGNYGLTQLEGMVNAPLADNFFVRANLMSYQRDGFVENVTPGGADAGAEDIVTGRLAALWQITDKTAAQLSYDWDEVDNAPRQAIGVSEYAYSTDPFDHKVENDVVDGGETRSMSSVNFKLTHALSDAWSLKWVSNYREWETYNREEEDGTADITRYLDTNNTFDSNISYHELQFNFSGDRLSAVMGANYSREDIYQRTDVTASADSVTRLVTANIVNDPTLRGMIEGAAGAQGLAMWDSIDHLWDAQDWGLFTTMIAGTALPQDGIYYDMMSQQLGIGGMLFGPEFAGEWWTESVENTGDFTNYGVYADFDYAVTDRLSVLAGLRYSSDEKSFTWLTPGTSFSALRPGVAEVIFPAGAAYNVGEGVRKASDKWSATTGRLVGQYDLTDDAMAYLSYSTGYKSGGFDSLNVATADEAFEPEEVDNIELGIKGDLLENLRVQLSYFDMTVDNRQRSIESMRPGSANALPTIINGDQQISGVEVTVDWLATESTRFGLVTTFRDVESQWEPYFDQQGVEQLDGDKASTDTAYTVTFDWAPAVSMGDLNLHLDYVFAENSDEDQPGFLASFADIKGVGEDDKRLNGRLVWMNGGGQYELALWGRNLLDNERTGVPSGRSMAYFGTPYTAVSEPRTFGAEVRYNF; the protein is encoded by the coding sequence ATGACTAAGCACCAACCGAATGGACAGCGCCCCATCGCACTGGCCGTTGCCTTTGCCGCGGGTACTATTGCACCGGCATTTGCCAATGCCGCAATTCTGGATGAAATTATCGTTACCGCTCAGAAGCGCGAACAGAATGCGCTGGAAGTGCCGGTCACCGTCGACACTTTTTCCACCGCCGATATTGAAAACACCAATGCGCTGAAACTCAGCGACATGGCGGACTATATTCCCGGTTTTGAGGCGGGCTCGGGTGTCACCCAGTCTCCACTGAGCATTCGCGGCGTCAGCAGCTCCAATATCAGCGCCGGTGGTGACCCCTCCGTGGCGGTGTTCTACGACGACGCCTATGTACCCGCCGCAGCCACCTCCATGTCGTTTGCGGACATGCAGCGGGTGGAAGTTTTGAAAGGTCCGCAAGGCACCCTGTTCGGCCGCAACGCCGCCGCTGGTACCGTAAACCTGGTACCCAACCCGCCGCAGCCGGAGTTCGACTCTTTCGTGTCGACCCGTTTGGGTAACTACGGCCTGACCCAGCTGGAAGGCATGGTCAACGCGCCGCTGGCAGACAATTTCTTTGTCCGTGCCAACCTGATGAGCTATCAGCGCGATGGCTTTGTGGAAAACGTAACCCCGGGTGGCGCTGACGCCGGTGCGGAAGATATCGTTACCGGTCGTCTCGCCGCGCTGTGGCAGATCACCGATAAGACCGCCGCCCAGTTGTCTTATGACTGGGACGAAGTGGATAACGCGCCGCGCCAGGCCATCGGTGTCAGCGAGTACGCCTACAGCACCGACCCGTTTGACCACAAAGTGGAAAACGACGTAGTGGATGGTGGCGAAACGCGCTCCATGTCTTCCGTGAACTTCAAGTTGACCCACGCCTTGAGCGACGCCTGGAGCTTGAAGTGGGTATCCAACTACCGTGAGTGGGAAACTTACAACCGCGAGGAAGAAGACGGCACGGCCGATATTACCCGCTACCTCGACACCAACAACACCTTCGACTCGAACATCAGCTACCACGAGCTGCAGTTCAACTTCAGCGGTGACCGCCTGAGCGCGGTGATGGGTGCCAACTACTCCCGCGAAGACATTTACCAGCGCACGGATGTGACGGCCTCTGCCGATTCCGTGACACGTCTGGTAACCGCGAATATCGTCAACGATCCGACCCTGCGTGGGATGATCGAAGGCGCCGCGGGCGCACAGGGTCTGGCGATGTGGGACAGCATCGATCACCTGTGGGATGCGCAAGACTGGGGTCTGTTTACCACCATGATTGCGGGCACAGCCCTTCCTCAAGATGGCATTTATTACGACATGATGAGCCAGCAGCTCGGTATTGGCGGCATGCTGTTCGGCCCTGAGTTTGCGGGTGAGTGGTGGACGGAATCCGTTGAGAACACCGGTGACTTTACCAACTACGGTGTTTACGCCGATTTCGATTACGCGGTAACTGACCGCCTGAGCGTGCTTGCGGGCCTGCGTTACAGCAGCGATGAAAAATCTTTCACCTGGTTGACCCCCGGCACCAGCTTCAGCGCACTGCGCCCGGGCGTGGCAGAAGTGATCTTCCCTGCGGGTGCCGCCTACAACGTGGGTGAAGGCGTACGCAAGGCTTCCGACAAGTGGAGCGCCACCACCGGTCGCCTTGTCGGCCAGTACGACCTGACGGACGACGCCATGGCGTACCTGTCCTACTCCACTGGTTACAAGTCCGGTGGTTTCGACTCTCTGAATGTGGCCACCGCAGACGAGGCATTCGAGCCGGAAGAAGTGGACAACATCGAGCTGGGTATCAAGGGCGATCTGCTGGAAAACCTGCGGGTTCAGCTGAGCTATTTCGACATGACCGTCGACAACCGCCAGCGCAGCATCGAAAGTATGCGTCCGGGTTCCGCCAACGCGCTGCCGACCATCATCAATGGCGACCAGCAGATCAGCGGTGTCGAAGTGACCGTCGACTGGCTGGCTACCGAGTCCACGCGCTTCGGTCTTGTGACCACTTTCCGCGATGTGGAATCCCAGTGGGAGCCCTACTTCGATCAGCAGGGCGTGGAGCAATTGGACGGCGATAAAGCGTCCACCGATACCGCCTACACCGTCACTTTCGACTGGGCGCCAGCGGTTTCCATGGGTGATCTGAACCTGCATCTGGATTACGTCTTCGCTGAAAACAGCGATGAAGATCAGCCGGGCTTCCTGGCGAGCTTCGCGGACATTAAAGGTGTAGGTGAAGACGACAAACGTCTGAATGGACGCCTGGTGTGGATGAACGGTGGTGGTCAGTACGAGCTGGCACTGTGGGGCCGCAATCTGCTGGACAACGAGCGCACCGGCGTTCCCAGTGGTCGCTCCATGGCCTACTTCGGCACTCCCTACACCGCCGTATCCGAACCGCGCACCTTCGGTGCCGAAGTTCGCTACAACTTCTAA
- a CDS encoding NUDIX hydrolase codes for MLGKALLWLLLAGAVAAAALVLFPGLKYEIYRQLPPKIRWNISYALTDKFVVGMVYFVERNNQLLLVRHSYQDKWALPGGWVDRDESFEESARRELDEELNIRIDDFEVLEVDKVPRSGIINIAIRGRLKDQQIAIRDGEIFGYRFFDLHRLPDDVIYTHKPYLKRYLEARRPPRQQPAEPEPSRSEPAVPER; via the coding sequence TTGCTGGGAAAAGCGTTACTCTGGCTGCTGCTCGCCGGTGCAGTTGCCGCCGCCGCACTGGTGCTTTTTCCGGGGCTCAAATACGAGATCTACCGCCAGCTGCCACCCAAAATCCGCTGGAATATTTCCTATGCCCTGACCGACAAGTTTGTGGTGGGAATGGTGTATTTTGTGGAACGCAACAACCAGCTGTTGCTGGTGCGCCACAGCTACCAGGACAAGTGGGCACTGCCCGGGGGCTGGGTGGATCGGGACGAGTCCTTCGAGGAGTCCGCGCGGCGGGAGCTGGACGAGGAGCTGAACATCCGCATCGATGATTTCGAGGTACTCGAAGTCGACAAGGTGCCGCGCTCGGGCATTATCAACATCGCCATCCGCGGGCGCCTCAAAGACCAGCAGATCGCGATTCGCGATGGCGAGATTTTCGGCTACCGCTTTTTCGATCTACACCGGCTGCCGGACGATGTGATCTACACGCACAAACCCTACCTCAAGCGCTACCTGGAAGCGCGCAGGCCTCCACGGCAACAGCCGGCGGAGCCAGAGCCCTCGCGCAGCGAGCCTGCGGTACCGGAGCGCTGA
- a CDS encoding 4'-phosphopantetheinyl transferase family protein: MQEVTAKIMPRVDSHFIGKVHSVVDERTGVRLVTCEFTLANYQPVLYSELGIVMPESIARAVPKRQAEFLAGRYAAAMALQHLAPVVDRGLQVGIGEKRNPLWPNGVVGSISHVGTVAVCAVSHGTDKDYLGIDVEVLMSARVCREIAAIVANRQERELLKAHGLSDRVALTLIFSAKESLFKALYPSVKDYFGFEVAEACELRLNEHTLVLRLAERFAAKHNLPREYECQFTLGEHWIQVVTCGVFPGRISGAYFRG; encoded by the coding sequence ATGCAGGAAGTAACAGCGAAGATTATGCCCCGGGTTGACAGCCACTTTATCGGCAAGGTCCATTCTGTTGTCGATGAGCGAACCGGGGTGCGCCTGGTCACCTGTGAGTTCACTCTGGCCAACTATCAGCCGGTCCTCTATTCGGAGCTGGGCATCGTTATGCCGGAGAGCATTGCGCGCGCGGTGCCCAAGCGCCAGGCGGAATTTCTTGCCGGGCGCTATGCGGCCGCCATGGCTCTACAGCATCTCGCGCCGGTAGTGGACCGGGGGTTGCAGGTCGGGATCGGCGAAAAGCGCAACCCATTGTGGCCAAACGGCGTGGTGGGCTCCATTTCTCATGTGGGCACCGTTGCGGTGTGCGCCGTCAGCCACGGCACGGACAAGGACTATCTGGGCATCGATGTGGAAGTGCTGATGTCGGCGCGGGTGTGCCGTGAGATTGCCGCCATCGTCGCCAACCGGCAGGAACGGGAACTGCTGAAAGCCCATGGCCTGAGTGACCGGGTCGCGCTGACACTGATCTTTTCCGCCAAGGAAAGCCTGTTCAAGGCGCTGTATCCCTCGGTAAAAGATTACTTCGGTTTCGAAGTGGCCGAAGCCTGCGAGTTGCGCCTTAACGAGCACACCCTGGTGCTGCGTCTGGCCGAGCGCTTCGCCGCCAAACACAATCTGCCACGCGAATACGAATGTCAGTTTACGCTGGGAGAGCACTGGATTCAGGTGGTCACCTGCGGTGTGTTTCCGGGGCGTATTTCTGGTGCGTATTTCCGGGGGTAG
- a CDS encoding alkaline phosphatase: MKKLSLLLLLCLAAQGSHAQAQVQPRNIIFMIGDGMGPAYTSGYRYFVDNPETEAVDLTVFDRLLVGTASTYPDDDTYVTDSAASATALATGVKSFNGAIGVDTEQKPLQSLLKHAKRLGKNTALVVTSELNHATPASFVAHNKSRRNKDAIANDFIDIRINGRPTVDLMLGGGQQYFQRSDRDILQEFRDLGYQTATELSQLHNITSMPAIGIFADKGLTRAIDSDTPLRLSQMTSAALALLKKDSTEPGFFLMIEGSQIDWCGHANDIACAMREMDDFAHSIQIVEKFVEENPDTLLVITADHSTGGLSLAADKEYLWRTEVIAQQQHSLAAFSRNLHKDADVEKSWRENFGYPLQAQDLVALKEGMTTPDNTYDMVLKLSSRYSNTGWTTHGHDAVDVQVFATGSGSDLFRGFQDNTDISKKILQLMEGEPRP, translated from the coding sequence GTGAAAAAACTTTCTCTGCTGCTGTTGCTGTGCCTTGCCGCACAGGGGAGCCATGCCCAGGCTCAGGTCCAGCCGCGCAATATTATTTTCATGATCGGCGATGGCATGGGCCCCGCCTACACCAGTGGTTACCGCTATTTCGTCGACAACCCCGAAACCGAAGCTGTCGACCTCACGGTATTTGACCGCCTGCTGGTAGGCACCGCCAGCACCTACCCGGACGACGACACCTATGTCACCGATTCAGCCGCCTCAGCCACTGCATTGGCCACCGGGGTAAAATCCTTTAACGGTGCCATCGGCGTCGACACCGAACAGAAACCCCTGCAGTCCCTGCTGAAACACGCCAAGCGACTCGGAAAAAATACCGCACTTGTGGTGACTTCAGAGCTGAATCACGCCACACCGGCGAGCTTCGTCGCCCACAACAAATCCCGCCGCAACAAGGATGCCATTGCCAATGACTTTATCGACATACGCATCAATGGGCGCCCTACCGTTGACCTGATGCTCGGTGGCGGCCAGCAGTATTTTCAGCGCAGTGATCGCGACATCCTGCAGGAATTCCGCGACCTGGGTTATCAAACTGCGACCGAATTGAGCCAGCTGCACAACATCACGTCGATGCCGGCCATCGGCATTTTCGCCGATAAAGGTCTCACCCGTGCCATCGACAGCGATACTCCCCTGCGACTTTCCCAGATGACATCCGCAGCACTGGCACTGCTGAAAAAAGACAGCACTGAACCCGGATTTTTCCTGATGATCGAAGGCAGCCAGATCGACTGGTGCGGCCACGCCAACGATATTGCCTGCGCCATGCGCGAGATGGACGACTTTGCCCACAGCATTCAGATCGTGGAAAAGTTCGTAGAGGAAAATCCGGATACCCTGCTGGTGATCACCGCCGATCACTCCACTGGTGGCCTGAGCCTGGCCGCGGACAAGGAGTACCTCTGGCGCACAGAGGTCATCGCGCAACAGCAGCACAGCCTGGCAGCGTTCAGCCGCAATCTGCACAAAGACGCCGATGTGGAAAAAAGCTGGAGGGAAAACTTCGGCTACCCGCTACAGGCGCAGGATCTCGTGGCGCTGAAAGAGGGCATGACAACGCCTGACAACACCTACGACATGGTCCTCAAACTCAGTAGCCGCTATTCAAATACCGGCTGGACCACCCACGGCCACGACGCGGTCGATGTACAGGTGTTTGCCACCGGCAGTGGCAGCGATCTGTTCCGCGGGTTTCAGGACAATACGGACATCAGCAAAAAAATTCTTCAGCTGATGGAAGGCGAGCCCAGGCCCTGA
- a CDS encoding TonB-dependent receptor domain-containing protein yields the protein MKANKLALTIGLAATGVLSALPGAVTAQAVDNAADEQIERIEVTGSRIKRIDLEGVAPVQVISAVDIEASGLTTITEVLQTSTANSGVNFTSDGSYVESASSVNLRGMGVNRTLVLINGRRQASFPTAYGGSTNFTDVSDIPASAVERIEILTGGASAIYGSDAIGGVVNIILKKGYEGTEIDARYTAPQQGGLEQTDFAFTKGFATEKSSTMVMLEYKKTEALLNKDRDFLYSPRYYTNEDGELMWGNGPDHTDTPSSSALYLRDYDRVYNPESRVYASEESCNQVLGERAVYLPEQSYRCYYDSDATEGVMPADERFNLVVNTEYELNEDWNLFGTLQSSYKTSDRFKTDKSIAEDIYMDADSGRLAYTTEGMDDYHRFQVRRRFVDFPGERMYYSTVKKYALTAGASGTLFNDYDLDVSWSSGLNLYDREKIHMVNGAAVLEMITFDPNDTSDKWYPLDKLTDEQAARIMDVSVTDSEATINQFQATLSGDLMEGYAGPIAFATSLEWASESYEDKQDEDTVSGGLLGQGGTNGGGDRTRSALAMELAIPLLNTASGQSLELSTAARYDHYNDDSSVGGAFTPQVGLLYHPYEDMLIRGSWGKSFRAPDMHRLYAGDTLGFGSENLVLPSGEVIEDAYDSYSAGNMDLEEEKGDYWNFGLVWTPTDDIEMTLDVWEIELRGAVRSVSNREIIEDQNYNMTGSFTSCNQFSGLGFINIVDDGVENLLCIRKGPINAAFESTRGVDAKFSKNFELGDFGELDFSVETSYVAEKLYQEYAGGEVEDATKLFYTPKVKANSSIGWRKDRYAVNLSYFYTGSAKGYDYFEYPDGTEEQAYDTLDAYKTVNLNASYEFPWEGRVTLGVNNLTDEMPPLFHRYNTYRNDFPYHADWLGYDVVGRTIYLRYKHNL from the coding sequence TTGAAAGCGAACAAACTCGCACTAACCATCGGCCTCGCCGCCACCGGTGTGCTGAGCGCACTGCCCGGCGCGGTCACGGCACAAGCGGTGGACAACGCCGCAGACGAACAGATTGAGCGCATCGAGGTCACCGGCTCACGTATCAAACGCATCGACCTGGAGGGGGTGGCACCAGTACAGGTGATCTCCGCCGTGGATATCGAGGCGAGCGGCCTCACCACCATCACCGAGGTACTGCAGACCTCCACCGCCAACTCGGGAGTCAACTTCACCAGCGACGGTTCCTATGTAGAGAGCGCCAGCTCGGTGAACCTGCGCGGTATGGGTGTGAACCGCACGCTGGTACTGATCAATGGCCGCCGCCAGGCCTCCTTCCCCACCGCCTACGGCGGCTCCACCAACTTCACCGATGTGTCCGACATCCCCGCCAGCGCGGTTGAGCGCATCGAGATTCTTACCGGCGGCGCCTCCGCGATTTACGGCTCGGATGCCATCGGCGGGGTGGTGAACATCATTCTGAAGAAGGGCTATGAAGGCACCGAGATAGACGCCCGCTATACCGCGCCGCAGCAGGGTGGCCTGGAGCAGACCGACTTCGCCTTCACCAAGGGCTTTGCCACGGAAAAATCCAGCACCATGGTGATGCTGGAGTACAAAAAGACCGAAGCCCTGCTGAACAAGGATCGCGACTTCCTCTATTCCCCGCGCTACTACACCAATGAAGATGGTGAATTGATGTGGGGCAACGGTCCCGACCACACCGACACCCCATCCAGTTCCGCGCTCTACCTGCGCGACTACGACCGCGTGTACAACCCGGAATCACGGGTCTACGCCAGCGAAGAATCCTGCAACCAGGTACTGGGGGAGCGCGCGGTGTACCTGCCGGAGCAGTCCTACCGCTGCTATTACGACAGCGACGCCACCGAGGGTGTGATGCCCGCGGACGAGCGTTTCAATCTGGTGGTGAACACCGAGTACGAACTCAACGAAGACTGGAACCTGTTCGGCACCCTGCAGAGTTCCTACAAGACCTCCGACCGTTTCAAGACCGACAAGAGCATCGCCGAAGACATCTACATGGATGCCGACAGTGGCCGCCTCGCCTATACCACCGAGGGCATGGACGACTACCACCGCTTCCAGGTGCGCCGTCGCTTCGTCGACTTCCCCGGTGAACGTATGTACTACTCCACGGTAAAGAAATACGCCCTCACCGCCGGCGCATCCGGCACTCTGTTCAATGATTATGACCTGGACGTGTCCTGGTCCTCCGGCCTCAACCTGTACGACCGTGAAAAGATCCACATGGTCAACGGCGCGGCGGTGCTGGAGATGATCACCTTCGATCCCAACGACACGTCCGACAAGTGGTATCCACTGGACAAACTGACCGACGAGCAGGCCGCGCGCATCATGGATGTGTCCGTCACCGACTCCGAGGCGACCATCAACCAGTTCCAGGCCACCCTGTCAGGCGACCTGATGGAAGGCTATGCCGGGCCCATCGCGTTTGCCACTTCTCTTGAATGGGCCAGTGAAAGCTACGAGGACAAGCAGGACGAAGACACGGTGAGCGGTGGTCTGCTCGGCCAGGGCGGCACCAACGGCGGCGGCGACCGCACCCGCAGCGCACTGGCGATGGAGCTGGCCATTCCCCTGCTCAATACCGCCAGCGGCCAGTCACTGGAACTGTCCACCGCAGCGCGTTACGACCACTACAACGACGACTCCAGTGTGGGCGGTGCCTTCACCCCGCAGGTCGGCCTGCTGTATCACCCCTACGAGGACATGCTGATCCGCGGCAGCTGGGGCAAAAGCTTCCGCGCTCCGGACATGCACCGCCTGTACGCCGGCGACACCCTGGGTTTCGGCTCCGAAAATCTGGTACTGCCCAGCGGTGAAGTGATCGAGGATGCCTACGACTCCTACTCCGCGGGCAATATGGATCTGGAAGAGGAAAAAGGGGATTACTGGAACTTCGGCCTGGTATGGACCCCCACCGACGATATCGAGATGACCCTGGACGTGTGGGAAATCGAATTGCGCGGTGCGGTGCGCAGCGTCAGCAACCGCGAGATCATCGAGGACCAGAACTACAACATGACCGGCAGCTTCACCAGCTGTAACCAGTTCAGCGGACTCGGTTTCATCAACATTGTCGATGACGGAGTGGAAAACCTGCTGTGTATCCGCAAGGGCCCGATCAACGCCGCCTTCGAGTCCACCCGCGGTGTCGATGCCAAGTTCAGCAAGAATTTCGAACTGGGCGACTTCGGCGAGCTGGATTTCTCCGTAGAGACTTCCTACGTCGCGGAGAAGCTTTACCAGGAATATGCCGGTGGTGAGGTGGAAGATGCCACCAAGCTGTTCTACACACCGAAGGTAAAAGCCAACAGCAGCATCGGCTGGCGCAAAGACCGCTATGCGGTGAATCTGAGTTACTTCTACACCGGCAGTGCCAAGGGCTACGACTACTTCGAATACCCGGACGGAACCGAAGAGCAGGCCTACGACACCCTGGACGCTTACAAGACGGTCAACCTCAACGCCAGTTACGAGTTCCCATGGGAAGGTCGCGTGACCCTGGGCGTAAACAACCTGACCGACGAAATGCCGCCGCTGTTCCATCGGTACAACACCTACCGCAACGACTTCCCCTACCACGCCGACTGGCTGGGGTACGACGTGGTCGGTCGCACCATCTACCTGCGTTACAAGCACAACCTGTAA